In Dromiciops gliroides isolate mDroGli1 chromosome 5, mDroGli1.pri, whole genome shotgun sequence, the following are encoded in one genomic region:
- the LOC122727921 gene encoding 60S ribosomal protein L36-like, which produces MAICYPMAVGLNKGHKVTKNVSKLRHCCRRGRLTKHTKFVKDIIWEVCGFAPYERWALELLKVSKDKQTLKFIQKRVGTHIWVERKREELSNILAAVRKAAAKKG; this is translated from the coding sequence ATGGCCATCTGCTACCCCATGGCTGTGGGCCTTAACAAAGGCCACAAAGTTACCAAAAATGTTTCAAAGCTGCGACACTGTTGCCGCCGTGGACGCCTGACCAAACACACCAAGTTTGTGAAAGATATAATCTGGGAGGTGTGTGGGTTTGCCCCTTATGAGAGGTGGGCCTTGGAATTGTTAAAGGTCTCCAAGGATAAGCAAACCCTAAAATTCATCCAAAAAAGGGTGGGAACTCACATCTGGGtcgagaggaagagagaggagctcagcaacATCCTGGCTGCCGTGAGGAAGGCTGCTGCCAAGAAGGGCTAA